The genomic DNA atatgtTTTGATTTCCTGTTATTACACTTCTTTTTGTTGCGgcagtcaaaaaattgcaattgtgGCTTTTTACGTTTTCTTCTTGTTCcactgtttaccaaaccggattttttttttagatattataAGATTGTACATTTCTTaattcagcaataccaaatatatgtattttttttttacattttttaatattgttttattttcattggggcaaaaggggggatttgtgttttcttattttttttatatttttaaaagctttttttttactttttactgtttttattagtccccttaggggacttgaagttgcagtcatctgatcacttgtgccaTACAGAGCAAGGCATCAGCATCAgtgctgctctgtacagcacaaatcaTGTTCTCCTATGAATGAAAGCCACCAGCCGGTATTCACAGGAAGGTCATGATGACAGACAGCTGACCCCTGGCTATTATGACAACCCATCCGTCCCCTGCACTAATGTAACAGGAGTGCTGATATCAGCAGGGAATGATACGCCCTCCCTTCCTGGAAAGTGTTGAATCTCAGTGTTTGATAGTGTCTAAGGGGACaatttttctccttgcggagactgacaacccaatctggctgtcagtggtgaggagtgttATAGCTGCAGTGCTCCTCTGGGATATGTTCAAATTGTctattcagggaggaaggagacaaactctattgccacctattggggaagtagcaatcctaaaagtcaaaagtgacccttaaaccagccttttcatatgacctaggacttatgccagatcagaacctcaatttgcagacgcgGTGTTTTGAGGtgattgcccctcctcagtgcaaagtatgggatctgatctggctgtatgagaagctaaagtAGGGTCTAAagggagaacttttctccttgtggagactgacaaacctatctagctgtcagtggtgaggagtctgatagctgcaatgctcctctgggttaTATTCAAGTTGTCTCTTCAGAAAGGACGGAGACAAATtcaagcaccacctattggaagtagcaatcctaaaagtcaaaagtggctcttgacagtgggatttaagtgGCTGTTGTGAGCAGATCGTTGATGCAActatggctgttagaggcacatgttggctgatcatatCAGCCGTTATGTGAAGGGTAAGATgcaggctcagcatgtgagcccacAACAAAGGCAGGGAGATGACCCATCACAGACATAGCAGGTCATGGGTTGTTAAGTGGTTAGATAGGGTTTTGAGTCAGTACTATTAAGATATGTAAACTTGTAAAATTGTCACTTTGTTTAGCAAAGAATTGTGGACTCCAGTAAGAATATGGATCATTAAGTTCTGGTGGTCGTATTTAACAATTACAAAACAATATTATAATGTATAATAACAGAAATAGAATGTAATGCTCTACCTGTCGTGTATGAAGCTTTGAAGCCCGTTCTGGTAACCCTGCTTTGACTGACAAACTCCACCAGTAATTGGTTGCTGGATGAAATAATTGGAGGAAAGACTAGAAATCCACACGTTCTGTCTATCAACACGGGATGCCTCTTAGTAGGACCATCATAAATCTTAACGTAGTCAAGTGTACAATTAGGAGACGTTTGGAGATCAAAGCCAAGAAAGGTCAATGATACCTAAAATCATAAAAAAATGGTAATTTAGTTGAGTCAACCATCAACATCATCTTATATTGAAGCCACAAATAGCTATTCAACGCCACTGTTGAGTGGCCAGATTATCCAGTAGTCTAGATAGTTGGCAAAGCAATGAGCAATGAAAATGATGGAGAATTACGTCTTGACTTGAGCAGCAGCAGATGAAAAAGCAAATATATTGTAAGTTGGATAAGACAGTAAATCATAGTGATAGTTACTATTGAAACATAGATACATATATAGATTTAAATATACAAATTCAGAATTAGGATAAAAAGTCCATCAAAGGTAATCACAGTTGGGTAATCCAATATAGGTGTCTAACAGTGGTCCAATAGTTATTTTAATTGTTATGGACAATAAATCAGGAATGAGTGATGCCACCATATATCAAAAAGGATATTCCAAAATGGTATGTGCACACTACATCTTTAGATACAGTCTGTCCAATCTAGATAGCAAGATGTTGACAGTGGTGTTCCTCAAGTGTCTTCTTTGGTGCAATATATTGTTGTTTTTTGAATCTTCCTGCTAAACTACCCACAaataagttagggatatttggctttcaggcgaaatttatgtaaaatgtaaaaagttgaCTCTATTGTGATATTTTACCTTGAAAGAAGGGCATTTAAATCGAattatgcaatggtgatttcctcatctcaaacaattgaaacgaaagccaacaacagtgggtgAGTATACCCCaaccaaaaatgtcaatgtctcaatgacCGGTCATATGGTCTTGAAAATCAATTACAGCTTTATATCGATATTTCCTGCTGTTTATAAGCAAATTTATTGTCTACTGAGGAATGGCATTCCACTCTTTTTGAAGGGCGGccttcaggtcattgaggttctggggtacagatctATTAGCCTCTACACAATGACTCCGGTGATATTAtagattttctatgggattcaggtctggagaaagtgcaggccactccatttgaagtACTCTAGTCTCCAAAAACCGTTCCCTcgacctcaatgagctggagcaaTGTTGTCCATGGAGATTAAATTAGattaaattaggcctgtgttgctcATTCAGAAGCACAATATCTGGATTAAGGAtaatattccagtagtaggggtttgtcactgtaccattcacaaagattttggcagttctgtattgactaggcaCACCTGCCCATACTGTAACAGCACCACAAGCAAAGGCATGTCAGGTGACCACAGTAGTTCATGCATAATGCTCTCCTTAACATCTCTAACAtcattggcggccatcatttctgctcagcatgaatctaCTTTCACCATTGGATAACACTGAAACCCACTGGTTAATCATCCAGAAAGATAATGATGCCTGTGCTGGGTGGTGtattcaggtacccttgcaggtcatctagtatgcagaccacgctgatgtaaatggtttcaaaTGGTCTGATGTGAAACTTAGGTGCCTTTTACCTTCCTAaatatgcctggagttttgtggcattcatcatccagttttGAAGTGTATTGTTCACAAAGAAGAGGTAAAAAGTATTGGATGTGGTCAAAGGATATCTCggtctttctgtgactcttctagtctctctgtatctctgttgcaacctgctgatgacactctttgACACTCTCAGTGGCCATTTCCATGTGaagacatcctgcttgaagcctcacaatggcgatgTACtgttgttgatcaattgttaggtgtcatttTGGTTTCATGATCTCAATGTTTAGAGCATGAGAAGGAGGACAGTTAAAATAACAATTCTAAATGAACCCCAAATTTATAGGCCAATTCATgagtcaaacacctgttgtgaattttacaATTAAGCTATTTGTTAGATAAAAACAAGTTGTGCGAATGTacggaaacattgaacagttggacacgtGCATCCAAACGTTTAGAGAAGGTCACCTTaaggttcacctgaaaaggttagagggcattttaggatcatcctggaatttaacccaaaagccaaatatcccaaacTTTTTTTTTAGTGTTAAAAATTGTGTTAAAAATCTTGACCTgtgtgaaaaaaaggaaaaagcatTGGATCTATGTGAATAATTAAGTTTATTCATTACTATACCTGATTTGATGGCATTCTGAACAGCCAAACACAGTCGAGATTCATTGAGTACAACGATGGGTAGTTCCCTGAGGTTATAAATCCATCAGTATCCATAATTACTGTAGAACAGACgcctaaaagggaaaaaaaaatattgtatatatatatatatatatatatatatatatatatatatatatatatatatatatatatttataaatatacatATGTCAATATCCTATTTTAGTTCTAATGTCTCAATCTGATAAATCCTGGatacaacttttttttaaaatattgacCTGTGATAACTTACTGCATATATATAATACATTGATTTTAGAAACATCTAGATCACTCAGTCCACCTCTTTGACCAATTGGGACATTAGGATCAGGTATGGGGACAATGGTGGCTTGTCCTGTAGTGTTACTGAATGCATCCCTGTTTCATGCAGGAGATAAAAAATTGGGAGAATCGTGAGATTGTGACAGAATAATAGATTATAGAATAGATGATTCCATATTTTATAGGTCTTTACTGACATTACCGATGTCACCAACCAATAACATACCTATCGTAATGCATCACTGATGTGTAGTCATACTGCATACCAAGATTGTTAGTGTTTGCTTTATTAAAGTTTGGAGTATCACCTATAAGACAAGACATAACAACAAGTACATCAAATGTAAAGATGCAGTAATCTTAAAATAAATCTGTAAGGCATGTCAATGTTGCGAGCCTCTAATAGTTACACACGAAGACACCCAACATTAAAGGGGTGCTTCACTACTCTtcagtagtgaccacatctctgtaaaactgataggggtggttttttctaaataccttgttaagCCAATTCAGCCTCTTCGTGGTGCTatcgtggtccgctcatccccatcgctTGACCTCTGGGATCCGTTGATGACaggtcaactttcagttgacctgacatcactgcggcccgCCCCAGTGTTGTGCAGTGTTTCACTGCTATAAaccgcccagcgtcacagcccagcatctctcctgcTTGCGGAGCTCTGCAGTGAAGGGGAGAGGACAAGAGTTGCTGGACTGTGACGCTAGGATGTGATGAGCAGGTAAACACCGCtcatagcccagtcactcaggaagactgcagccagccgcggtgatgtcaggtcaactggaagttgacctgacatcaccggattccAGAGATCGCAGAGCCCAGGGAGTCACACTATGGGGATGAGCAGACAGCGACAGCACCTctcagaggctgaattggcaacacaaggtatttaaaaaaagcctcctctatcagttttacagagatgtggtcactactgcagagtagtgaaccaccactTTAACTATGCATTGGAGCAAGCATTGCTTACAAATTCCAAATTGACATTTGTAGCTCCAAACTAACATTTCGAACACAATGAATGATTGTTTTAACATCATTACATATGTATGCGAGGATATTTAAGTACTCATGATGAGGTAATTACCTGGTGATATATACTGGTACATGATGGTGACATACCGGTCACGGTCGCTCCTCATATGCTCATGTACGAACCCCAGGACATGGTTTATCTGATGTTGTATAATTCCTTTATACATGCAACTAGACGCATCTACCCCAACTGTCTGTTTTCCACCCGTTCGGCCAACAGCTGAGTAACACCTGATGAAATATAGAGGAAATACAAATTTATTGCAATGTTCTCATTAATATTAGAATAGTGCGAAAAGTTATACTATA from Anomaloglossus baeobatrachus isolate aAnoBae1 chromosome 12, aAnoBae1.hap1, whole genome shotgun sequence includes the following:
- the LOC142257671 gene encoding embryonic protein UVS.2-like, which codes for MIPFFAYINSNDVALQFTYSDPEQEINFLDIILFGDIHKQRVHYRNYRKPISETGLNQTKKLVKTLSVADIKEEKEPKGIFSKILKANKGLENTLPIQHGDILVKNGRTASICANCLWPRSADGTIVIPYNLSSAYNDSQRKLIQESIDEYETLTCVKFVPQTDETNFIQFESGSGCYSAVGRTGGKQTVGVDASSCMYKGIIQHQINHVLGFVHEHMRSDRDRYVTIMYQYISPGDTPNFNKANTNNLGMQYDYTSVMHYDRDAFSNTTGQATIVPIPDPNVPIGQRGGLSDLDVSKINVLYICSVCSTVIMDTDGFITSGNYPSLYSMNLDCVWLFRMPSNQVSLTFLGFDLQTSPNCTLDYVKIYDGPTKRHPVLIDRTCGFLVFPPIISSSNQLLVEFVSQSRVTRTGFKASYTTVKCGGTFYTPGRNISSPNYPNNYLSHLSCNYTIVAPVGRRLEETSIRSKAIFWDNS